The nucleotide window CTATCAGAGAACTTTTTACATGAGCATCAGAATTGCCTTCCAGATGACGAAATTCTTTGTAGATTGGTGATATCTTTTCCAGAGAAAAAAGCATATCTCGCGGAACAGTGGGATCAGCATTTTCATTGATTGTAACAGCCGCTGTGGTATGCGGTACAAACAAGGTTATTATTCCATTCTTAATTCCTGATTCGCGGAGAATCTTATTTACTTGAGAAGTTACATCGACCATCTGCTGCCGGCTGGATGTACTCACATTGATCATTTTCAGCATTCTTACCTCCAATTTTCACAGATCAGAATTTACTTCACAGTTTTATATGTCAATCAATTCGCATCATATTTTTCTTGACGAATAAAATCATCAATCGAGCTTCTGAGAAAAGAAAATTCGAAGTTGGAGGTCGTATGAAAAAACTTTATGTTTCACAAGACGATAAAGTGATTCTGGGAATTTGCGGAGGAATTGCTGAAAGCTATGGATTTAATGCCAACCTGGTTCGCTTCTTCTTTATTGTCTCACTTTTCGTGGGAACGGCTGGTTTCTGGATCTATCTGGCTTTAGCTTTCATAATGCCAAAAAAAGATGCTGCTCAGCAGATCATCGACGTGGAGCCGCAAACAGATGAAGAAGGAAAGAAAAAACTGATTCGACTTTGGGAAGGCAGAATGCTGGGAGGCGTCTGCATTGGAATTGCCAGATATTTTGGCTGGGATGTTACTCTGGTTCGGGTTGGGTTTGTAGCTCTTTCTTTTGCCGGCTGGATCGGTGTTATCGGCTATGTAGCTCTCTGGTTTATTCTTCCAAATGAAGATTAAGGAGTTCTGATGCCGATAATTACAATGGAAAATGCGGGAAGCTTAAGCAATGAACAAAAGCAAGAATTGATAAAACGATTTACCGATGCTGTTGTAGACATTACAGGCAAACCTGCTAATTATGTTTACGTTCGCATCGATGAAGTACCACGCACTAATTTTGGCATTGGTGGTAAAAGTTTAGGATAAAAAATTTTGAACTGGAGTTCAGGCTTGACTGGACTTAAGAGCAAAAATTCTCGAGCACAGACGGAACTTAACTCAAGTCTTTTTCCCGTCATTTTGAAGCAATTCCCCTCTTGAGAGGGATGCGACTTTAGTCGCGGGGTGTGTTCACGTTGTGCTTACGGCTTCGCAAAGCTTCGCCGGACACAGTCGAGGGTAAAGCTAAAAAACCTCAGGAAGACGATGTTTTTTTTAGTCATTTTGAAGCAATTCCCCTCTTGAGAGGGGTGCGACTTTAGTCGCGGGGTGTGTTCACGTTGTGCTTACGGCTTCGCAAAGCTTCGCCGGACACAGTCGAGGGTAAAGCTAAAAAACCTCAGGAAGACGATGTTTTTTTTAGTCATTCTGACGCAATTCCCCTCTTGAGAGGGGTGCGACTTTAGTCGCGGGGTGTGTTCACGTTGTGCTTACGGCTTCGCAAAACTTCGCCGGCACAGGTTGGAAGAATCTCATTGCAATTGCGAGATGTAAAGCTAAAAGAATGTTCACGAGATATTTCGAATGTAAAGTTAGAAGAATCCTCAATATGACGAATTACTTTTTCTTCCTTTTTTCGTCTCATTGCGGAATAAAAATTGCATCAAATATTTCCGCTTCAAGCTCTTGGGCAAAAAATTTTGCAGAAGCTTGACAGCAGAAATGAAATAAGTTAACATAAAATTAAGAGTTGGATTTGAACTTTGAAGGAAGGGGGAAGATGATGAAAAAGATCGTACTATTGGGTTTTGTATTGCTTTCTGTTTTATTAACTGCACAATTTGAACCATTTGAATCAGTTGATGAAACCCCTGGTAACGAAAGCTTCCTAGGAAATGAAAGCTGTGCAACTTATAATGGAACAGCTTATTGGACATATTTGAAAAAAAATAATGGTCTGTTGGAAGTAATGCTAGCAAAAAAGCAAAATGACTTAATTGAATATTTTGTTGTCGTCGATAATCAAACATCCTACACTGATTTTTCCAAACCCACAATTTCAATTTCCGAAACAGGTTATATTAACGTAGCTGTATATACTCATAATGGTAGTTTACAACTATTAAAAATTTTCAGGTCTATGGATAATGGCAACACTTTTCAAAATATTGCTAGTTACCAGATTGGAAGCCAGGCGATTGATTCAAATCCATTTTTTAGTGAATCCGATAATATCTATCTAATGGGAAAAACCTACGATTCAGGAGTCTTTGAAAGATCATTAGCCAGCTTTCAGGTTTTCACAGAATACGAAACGAATGAAAATGGTATTCCTGCTCAATCTGGACCTATGACATATTGTGGAGCGAATGGAGAATATTTTGGACCGATTCATTCCAATGATGATATTTACATCAGTGAATATGGCGGCTGGCCGGTATTTCATGATTCTGTAACAACAGCAGGACAATTTATCTCAATTAATGGAACAATTCCCTATGATGATGTTTTTTTAGGTGGATATACCGAAAACGTTGATCATCGTAATATCGATGCGAGCGTTCTACCAAACAACGCTGCTCATATTGGAATGGGTGTAGATATTATTTATATGAAATTGAATGGTGGATCAATTCAAACAAAATATGGTAATATTGTAATAAGTGACACCCTCGAGATTCCAGTTTACAGTTGGTTTCCGCAAGAAGCTGCAACTGCAAATATCATGGCAAATGCCAATCAAAACTGGTTTGAAGAAACTGACGTGATCTGGACAAATGAAGTAACCATCTACGATACAATCTGGTCGACTGGACCAACGCTTCCCATTTCTCCTTACGGATCAGCTTATTATTTGCCGGATTCCGAATTATGGATAGAAGGAGTGCTATCAGGTAAACTTGTTGTTGGAACATCAAAAAATGTATATATAGTTGATGATATTACTTATGCCAATACAACACCAGGTACACCGCCAGACGATCCAAATAATCCAAATACGACAGATTTTTTCGGTTTGGTTTCTGAACAAGATATTGTTATAAAATATAAACATCGCGATCCTTTTATGAATAATGTAATAAGATCCGGAAACTGCAATGATGTATACCTTTATGGTGCTTATGCAGCTTTAGGATTAGGATCGGGAACAAATCCTCAAGACGATGGAATCTTTACTTTCGAATATCAGCATCCGCACGGTTCAACACCAGATTTTGTCGCTTTAAGCCCTTACACGATGCAGGATACTACTTACACTTTTGTTGATCTTCACAAATACATTTTTCCAATTCAAGATAATTTACCGGCTAATATCGATGGATTCAATTTACACGGCAATATGCCAGTTGCTGCATATTTTTGCTGTGGCTATCCTTATGAAAGTGATGAATATGCAAACTCTTATCCCAATAACGATCCGCAAAATTACATCTATCCATATGGAACGGATTTTCCCTGGTACAATCCTGTTTGGCCGGAATCATCGGAAGATATCGTTTTTGAAAGGGGAACAATTCACCTTTGGGGTTCTATGGCTCAAATGAGAAAAGGTTACATTCATCGCAGTGGTAGTGATGATTTCAATCATCCACCTGGAAATAATGAATGGGATATCGATAATTTCCATTTCGATGGACCTCATCCTAGTACAGGTTATGATAAAAATTATCATTATGACAGCAGATTGAACAGTGTCGAAATTCCAAATTATCCCACACTAAATTATGATGTTATGAATTTTGAAAGTTTAAATCTATATAAATCAGATAATAACGGTTTCAGTTTTGAAGAAACCCATTCTTTTCCCATTTCTTCTGAAATCTCAAATTACCATTTCGATACAAAATGTGAAAAAATAGTAATCGCTTATCAACTTGTAAACGATGATTACCTTCATTTAATTTATACTGAGAATAATCTAAATTATGAAGTATATGCTCTTCCCATTATAGATGGTACATTCAAAAAAGTAGCATTAGCCAATGATGTAATCATACTTCTAATTTCATACCCAAATCAAGATGTGGTTGCCGAATTCGATCCAATTAGTTTGGATTTTAATGTTTTAGGAAACTACGAACCAAGTAATTTGACCTCACTTGTTTCAAACCCAGCTGGTTCTGTAATCTACATCCAGGAATCAGCAAACACTACTGAAACAGATTTTGATTTCAATTATACTAATACGAATTCCATTTTGGGTGGAATGTACAATTGGCAGTCACAGTTTTCGAATATCAACCAGGAATATTCCGATCTGGGAATAAATATTATTTCTGATGATCAGGTAATATTAAATCTTCTTTTTGCTGAAGAAAATGCAGTTGAAAACTGGGGTAATCTTCATTCTTCTACTGGTTTTCTAGATGATTTCGTTGGTATTGTTCATTATGACGTTATAGAATCAGGAATATTACTCTCCAATTACCCCAACCCCTTCAATCCATCCACAACGATCAGCTTCAACGTAACGCAAAGTTCCGACTTTGCGACAATAGAAATCTACAACTTAAAAGGTCAAAAAGTGAAGACTTTCCCGATCTACCCATCAACTGATCAACCGATTAACTCGGTTACATGGAATGGAACAGATAATGACAACAAACCCGTTTCATCAGGAATTTATTTTTACAAATTGAAAGCTGGACAACTTGAGAAAACAAAGAAAATGTTGCTGTTGAAATAGTAAACTTCGGAATGCATCCAGCATCTGCTGGATTCTTCCGAATGTTGTTTGTATTTTATTAATTTAACAATCTGATGAACTGCGGACAATCAGATGTTGAGAAACAATCTGATGAACTGCGGACAATCGGATGTTGAGACACAATCCGATGAGCTTCGCACAATCGGATGTTGAGGATTATCCGGCTTCGTTCCGAAAATCGAAACTACGCCGGGATCTTCGAGGAGGAGATATGTTATTTAGAAAATTTAAAATCGTTCTAGTTATTTGCTCGATCTTGTTTTTACTTTCCTGTACAAAATCTACCGAACCAACTGATCAAACAGTTTTCCAGCCATTGAATATTAGCGATTTCTGGGATTTCTATTTTAGTACGAATGACTCCGTTCTTAGATATTCAGTAGAAGAAAAACTTGATTTGCAAGTTGATGGTGAGTTGAAAGAAGTAAGCAGGATTAAAATGGCTAATCTTAATTACTATCAATTCAATGATGACGACGGTTTGCATGCTGTAAGAAAATTGCAAAGTACAACTGGGCAAGACAGTTTACTGGATTATTCTTATCTGCTTTATAAATTCCCTGTCGAATTAGATGAAACGTGGATTCAAGATCTCGATAACGATGGATTTACAACAGGAGATAATACTGTAAAATGTGTTTCCAAAGATTACTTGATCAATTATGATGGTGAAAATTTACACTGCCTTGTTTATAAAACCTATAGCCCTGATTTAAGTGATAACTACGTTCTCTCTTATTTCTGTCCTGGAATCGGTTTGATAAAGCAAACAATTTTCGACTTGGAGAATAACTCCATCCAAGAAAAGTATTTGGTTGAATATGAATTGAACTAACTTCGGAATGCATCCAGCATCTGCTGGATTCTTCCGAATGTTGTTTGTATTTTATTAATTTAACAATCTGATGAACTGCGGACAATCAGATGTTGAGAAACAATCTGATGAGCTGCGCACAATCGGATGTTGAGACACAATCGGATGTTGTGAAAGATTCTGCTTGCTTCTTTGCAGCCTGCCAAAATATTTTGGGCTGCATGAAGAAATGGAAGTTAAAAAAAAATATAAATAGAAGGTTATTATTCTTTTTTGGAATGATATTAATTTCCAATATCCTGTTTTCTTTCAATTTCTTCTCCCCCATTTCAAATTCGGAACGCATTAACGTAACTAACGAAAAACGTGAATTTGTTCTGTCGCACAATCCTGTAATTATCAATTCTGAATTTGTAATTAAGGACTCCATCCAACTCAAAAGAAATCAGGATTACACAATTGACTATCTAACTGGAAAAATAACCTTCACTCAAAATTTGGGAAACGTTTTTGTTGAATATCAAAAATATCCAGCAGATCTAAAAGAAAAATTTTACCTGTTTGAAGAACAGGAATATTCAGTTGATAAAAAAGTAAAACTCCCGCCAAAACGAAATCCGCTGTTTTCCAATACAACTAAACTGCAGATCTCGGGAAGTAAAACCATCGCTGTCTCTGTTTCCCGAAATGAAGATTTCAGTTTAGATCAATCTCTGTTCCTGAAAATGGATGGTGAATTAAGCGAAAATTTAAACATCGAAGCTCAACTTTCCGACAGCCAAACTCCTATCACACCAGAAGGAAACAGCCGGGAAATCAGCAATCTGGACAAAGTTTTTCTGCGGCTTTACAGCACAAATTACGAACTGGCTTTTGGTGATCTTGAAGTTGATTATCATAACACGAAGTTTATGAATTATGCTCCCAAATTCGAAGGCTTGAAAGCAACCTGGCAACGCCGAAATACTTATCAAGCTGCTTTGGCAATTTCCAAAGGAAAAAGTACTTCCATCCAGTTTGCAGGCGTTGAAGCTAAACAGGGTCCGTATTATCTGACCAATAATTCCTCTCAACTTATTCAGGTGGTGGCGGGAACGGAACAGGTTTTCTTGAACGGAAAACAGATGCAGCGCGGTGATGATTATATCATTGATTATGCGGAAGGAAGTATCACATTCGACAATAAACATTTCATTTCTTCCAACTCTCTGATCCAGGTAAATTTCCAATACAGCGACGAATATTTCCGTCAGAACATGTACCTGGCGCATTCAGAAGTAAATATTTCAGAAAAATTCAAGATCAGGAATTACCTTGTTTTTCAGAACGATGACAAAGATAATCCTCTGCAGACCGAATTTACCGAAGCGGATATCGATTCTCTTACAAGCGGCGGCGATAAGGAAATTTGGGGCAGCGGTGTTTATGAGACAGAAGATGGAGATTATATTTTAACCGATAACGGCTTTTATGAGTATGTTGGGAATGATTCTACGATTGTGGGAAATTATACAATTCATTTTGAATTTGTAGGATTTGAGCAGGGAGATTATGACTTGGTAGATAATGAAAATTACTACATTTTCGCGGGAACTGGAGAAGGCGATTATCTACCGATTACCAAGCTTACAGCACCTCAGAAAAAAGCCAATTATGATTTAATCCTGGATTACGAAACCGAAACTTTCCAAACTTCTGCTGAAGCCATTTATACTCAACATGACAGAAATACTTACAGCAAAAAAGATGATGGAGATAACGAGGGATTCGCAGCAAATTTTTCTACTCGCTATTTTCCAGACCTTGATCTTATCAAGCCAGATTTTTCTGTTAATTACAGGCTGATCGGAAAAAACCTGAATACTTTTGCTGAGCTTTCCAATCCGCTGGCAAATTATGAATCTGTGCAAATTCCCGATTCTGTTGCCAATAACACTTTCAACGGAAATTTAAAATTCAATATAAAAGATTTCATCTCTCCTGAATTCAGATTTTCCCAAAAAAAAGCCAAAGATTTTGCCGATCAGAATTATTATTACTTATCAAGTATTTCTAAACAATTGAAGTATATTCCTGCCATCAATTACAAATTCGCAAAATTGGCTAGAGAATATGAAACCAGTCAAACTTTCAGATTTGATCAACACGATCTTGACAGCAGATACAAGATCAACTGGCTGCAGTTCAATTTTATCTATCATAACAAAGAAACAGATCAGAAATTAAACATTTATTCATCCCAAATCTCAAACAAAAACTGGCAAATTGGGATGCAGACAATTAATACAAAAAAATTTGGTGTTGAGTTCTTTCTGAAAAAAGAACTTCAAAAAACTGTGATCGATACAACAGATGTTCCTTTTAAAGATGAAACATCCTATACTTTTGGCATCAATTCCAAACTTAATCTAAAGAATCATAATGCAGATCTTCAATTTTCGCATAGAGAAATTTATGATGATGTGGAGAATGATAAGAAAAATTTTGATCTGGCAGAGATAAATACGGGAAATTCTTTCTTTAAAAGATCAATTTCTCTTACTTCCGGTTACGCTTTCCAAAATGTGGAATTCTATCCCAAAATCCGGGAACTGCAGCTTATCGGAGAAGGAATGGGTTCTTACGATGAAGATTCACTTTATGTTGGTTTTGGACAAGGAGATTACGATTGGAAGATAGTTGAGATCGATTATGATAATCCACAAATGAGCGTGGAAGTAAATACAAATTTTACTCTGAACTTAACTCCATCCATGATCACCGAATCTTTCCTGAAAAAAATAAAGACCGAATCTAATCTGCAGATCTCAGAAAATTCTAAAGCAGCCGATAAAACAAAAATCTACCTGCTGAATCCTGATATTCTAATGAATAAGGAAAGTTCTCTGTACAGTAGAATACTGC belongs to Candidatus Cloacimonadota bacterium and includes:
- a CDS encoding secondary thiamine-phosphate synthase enzyme YjbQ, encoding MLKMINVSTSSRQQMVDVTSQVNKILRESGIKNGIITLFVPHTTAAVTINENADPTVPRDMLFSLEKISPIYKEFRHLEGNSDAHVKSSLIGCDQQIIVENGQLVLGTWQDIYFCEFDGPRNRKLYIKILGN
- a CDS encoding PspC domain-containing protein, giving the protein MKKLYVSQDDKVILGICGGIAESYGFNANLVRFFFIVSLFVGTAGFWIYLALAFIMPKKDAAQQIIDVEPQTDEEGKKKLIRLWEGRMLGGVCIGIARYFGWDVTLVRVGFVALSFAGWIGVIGYVALWFILPNED
- a CDS encoding 4-oxalocrotonate tautomerase family protein, which produces MPIITMENAGSLSNEQKQELIKRFTDAVVDITGKPANYVYVRIDEVPRTNFGIGGKSLG
- a CDS encoding T9SS type A sorting domain-containing protein, coding for MKKIVLLGFVLLSVLLTAQFEPFESVDETPGNESFLGNESCATYNGTAYWTYLKKNNGLLEVMLAKKQNDLIEYFVVVDNQTSYTDFSKPTISISETGYINVAVYTHNGSLQLLKIFRSMDNGNTFQNIASYQIGSQAIDSNPFFSESDNIYLMGKTYDSGVFERSLASFQVFTEYETNENGIPAQSGPMTYCGANGEYFGPIHSNDDIYISEYGGWPVFHDSVTTAGQFISINGTIPYDDVFLGGYTENVDHRNIDASVLPNNAAHIGMGVDIIYMKLNGGSIQTKYGNIVISDTLEIPVYSWFPQEAATANIMANANQNWFEETDVIWTNEVTIYDTIWSTGPTLPISPYGSAYYLPDSELWIEGVLSGKLVVGTSKNVYIVDDITYANTTPGTPPDDPNNPNTTDFFGLVSEQDIVIKYKHRDPFMNNVIRSGNCNDVYLYGAYAALGLGSGTNPQDDGIFTFEYQHPHGSTPDFVALSPYTMQDTTYTFVDLHKYIFPIQDNLPANIDGFNLHGNMPVAAYFCCGYPYESDEYANSYPNNDPQNYIYPYGTDFPWYNPVWPESSEDIVFERGTIHLWGSMAQMRKGYIHRSGSDDFNHPPGNNEWDIDNFHFDGPHPSTGYDKNYHYDSRLNSVEIPNYPTLNYDVMNFESLNLYKSDNNGFSFEETHSFPISSEISNYHFDTKCEKIVIAYQLVNDDYLHLIYTENNLNYEVYALPIIDGTFKKVALANDVIILLISYPNQDVVAEFDPISLDFNVLGNYEPSNLTSLVSNPAGSVIYIQESANTTETDFDFNYTNTNSILGGMYNWQSQFSNINQEYSDLGINIISDDQVILNLLFAEENAVENWGNLHSSTGFLDDFVGIVHYDVIESGILLSNYPNPFNPSTTISFNVTQSSDFATIEIYNLKGQKVKTFPIYPSTDQPINSVTWNGTDNDNKPVSSGIYFYKLKAGQLEKTKKMLLLK